From one Triticum aestivum cultivar Chinese Spring chromosome 4B, IWGSC CS RefSeq v2.1, whole genome shotgun sequence genomic stretch:
- the LOC123091649 gene encoding uncharacterized protein, which yields MPHRARPMTGLLVFMGVNLVLLSTITPVYDFVCFHPYWDRRRERRQREREALQGNGSLETAK from the exons ATGCCGCACCGCGCGCGGCCGATGACGGGGCTGCTGGTGTTCATGGGCGTCAACCTCGTCCTCCTCAGCACCATCACCCCCGTCTACGACTTCGTCTGCTTCCACCCCTACTGGGACCGCAGG AGAGAACGCCGTCAAAGGGAACGTGAAGCACTGCAAGGCAATGGTTCTCTAGAAACTGCAAAATAA
- the LOC123091648 gene encoding calcium-dependent protein kinase 25, whose amino-acid sequence MGQCCAKGAGRAGDANSDPLPPPPAAPKVEPVASSSTASNGVAAPPAANAKPGKPPPPVGDVLGRAMEDVRTTYSIGKELGRGQFGVTHLCTHRSTSEKLACKTIAKRKLANKEDVEDVRREVQIMYHLSGQPNIVDLRGAYEDKHNVHLVMELCAGGELFDRIIAKGHYTERAAAALLRAIVGIVHTCHCMGVMHRDLKPENFLLLSKGEDSPLKATDFGLSVFFKEGEVFRDIVGSAYYIAPEVLKRRYGPEADIWSIGVMLYIFLAGVPPFWAENDNAIFTAVLRGQVDFNGDPWPNISSGAKDLVKKMLNINPKERLTAFQVLNHPWIKEDGDAPDTPLDNVVLNRLKQFRAMNQFKKAALRVIAGCLSEEEIRGLKEMFKNIDKDNSGTITLEELKNGLAKQGTKLSDNEIQQLMEAADADGNGLIDYEEFVTATVHMNKMHREEHLYIAFQFFDKDNSGYITRDELEQALKEKGMYDAKEIKEIISEADTDNDGRIDYSEFVAMMKKGAGSTEPTNPKKRRDLVLE is encoded by the exons ATGGGCCAATGCTGCGCCAAGGGTGCCGGGCGCGCCGGCGACGCCAACTCGGACCCGCTGCCGCCCCCGCCTGCAGCCCCAAAGGTGGAGCCTGTCGCATCGTCGTCGACCGCCAGCAACGGCGTCGCAGCGCCGCCGGCCGCCAATGCCAAGCcgggcaagccgccgccgcccgtgggcGACGTGCTCGGCCGCGCCATGGAGGACGTGCGCACCACCTACTCCATCGGCAAGGAGCTCGGGCGCGGCCAGTTCGGCGTGACCCACCTCTGCACGCATCGCTCCACCAGCGAGAAGCTGGCGTGCAAGACCATCGCCAAGCGCAAGCTGGCCAACAAGGAGGACGTGGAGGACGTCCGGCGCGAGGTACAGATCATGTACCACCTCTCCGGCCAGCCCAACATCGTCGACCTCCGGGGCGCCTACGAGGACAAGCACAACGTGCACCTCGTCATGGAGCTctgcgccggcggcgagctcttcgaCCGGATCATCGCCAAGGGCCACTACACGGAGCGGGCGGCGGCCGCCCTGCTCCGGGCCATCGTCGGCATCGTCCACACATGCCACTGCATGGGGGTGATGCACCGGGACCTCAAGCCGGAGAACTTCCTCCTGCTCAGCAAAGGGGAGGACTCGCCGCTCAAGGCCACCGACTTCGGTCTCTCCGTCTTCTTCAAGGAAGGCGAGGTGTTCAGGGACATCGTCGGCAGCGCCTACTACATCGCGCCGGAGGTGCTCAAGCGGCGCTACGGCCCCGAGGCTGACATCTGGAGCATCGGCGTCATGCTCTACATCTTCCTCGCCGGCGTCCCGCCATTCTGGGCGGAGAACGACAATGCCATCTTCACCGCCGTGCTACGCGGGCAGGTCGACTTCAACGGCGATCCATGGCCAAACATCTCCTCTGGCGCCAAGGATCTTGTCAAGAAGATGCTCAACATCAACCCCAAGGAGAGGCTCACGGCCTTCCAAGTCCTCA ATCACCCATGGATCAAAGAAGACGGAGACGCACCCGATACGCCGCTCGACAATGTCGTTCTCAACAGGCTCAAGCAATTCAGGGCCATGAACCAGTTCAAGAAAGCTGCGCTGAGG GTTATAGCTGGGTGCTTATCGGAAGAGGAGATCAGGGGGCTCAAGGAGATGTTCAAGAACATCGACAAAGATAACAGCGGCACAATCACGCTCGAAGAGCTCAAGAATGGGCTAGCAAAGCAGGGCACAAAGCTGTCAGACAATGAAATTCAGCAACTCATGGAAGCA GCTGATGCAGATGGCAATGGATTGATTGACTACGAGGAGTTTGTCACCGCGACAGTTcacatgaacaagatgcatagagaGGAGCACCTATACATAGCATTCCAGTTCTTCGACAAGGATAACAGTGG GTACATAACAAGAGATGAGCTCGAGCAAGCCTTGAAGGAGAAGGGAATGTATGATGCCAAAGAGATCAAGGAGATCATCTCAGAGGCTGACACTGACAAT GATGGGAGGATAGATTATTCAGAATTCGTGGCGATGATGAAGAAAGGAGCAGGCAGCACCGAGCCAACGAACCCAAAGAAGAGGAGAGATCTAGTTCTAGAGTGA